The Anas platyrhynchos isolate ZD024472 breed Pekin duck chromosome 6, IASCAAS_PekinDuck_T2T, whole genome shotgun sequence sequence TACAGCTGAGAGAACCTGTTCCCTTTTTATCCACCTGCCAAGTCCTACACGTCCACATTGTGCTCCCTCCTTGTTTGCAGCCTCAGTGAGTAGAAAGAAATCCATTCTATTGCACTGGTGGTGCAGAGCATTGCACTGTTGGCTGGTCCCACACTGGAGCAAGTCATGCAGAAATTACGAGTTTGGTGGTATGCTTAGATGTTTTGAATAAGAATAGATGACTCATAGTTTCTTCTGATAAGCCTATGGAaagcagaatttaaaaataaatcagttatgCATTTCTAACACAAACAACTGAATCTACAAAACAACACATTGGATATCCAAGCTACTGTTTCTCTTTGCTGgtgatttgtgttttgttttggtttggtttttgtgtaatatttatctttgttttttctggtATTTCAGTATCAAAAATCAGCATATGCCTTAAGTATAATCATGTGCTTCTACTGTATTTGACAAAAGTGCGTGCAAGGGGTGTCATCTGTGTTGCTCATCTTGGATGGTGGTCTAGGAGGAATGCTCTGGAGAAGTGTTCCTAGAACACTTCTAGGTTTCCAAGTCAGTGGAAACATTTCTCAAATCATTCCCGAATTTTATTGGGAATTGGttatgaaatttcttttttgaaaaaaagtagcttgcattttttttatatactgctacagtgagaaagaagaaagtgaaaGTAAAACTCATTCATCCTTCCGTGTTGTTCAATAACTAAACCAcaaaaaaatggcaataaattagattttaacaaataaaaatcctatCCTTTTACATTCCCTgggaatatgtattttttactgtttgggGAATATTAACACCTTATTTTAACCTGACAGGTTCTCACTTCTTCTATGAACAGTTGTCAAACCAAAGTTTATACTGGGAAGTTGGCAAGTTGTAAGTGTGCCTTTggcattaaaatgaaatgtaggttttttaatcaaagtttCTAAAGGTCCGTTTTTGCCAAATGTTCACAGTCCTATGTAGACAGTTAAACTTCCTCAcagttttctgtctctgttttgtgCTAACAGTGCAAATCATGTTCATGACTTGAATGAAAACTTAATTTCTTGTGATAAGGTGGGTGTGTATTAGGAGCTAGCAGCccctgctgtggtgctggtTCTGCCTGTGACCTGTCGCTACCCAGTGATTTCCCATCCATCCTGTTCACAGCACAGGGCTGTTTACAGTACAGAACTCAGAGCATATGCATTTTAAGGGAAAAATCCAGATTTTAACACAGGATAAATAAAGCGTGCGAAAGAAAATACCTCTTCATTCTGCTTTTTGCTTCATTCAGAAGGCAATAAGGAGAAATGTCCTGCTGGTGCAGTTCCTTATCCCATTAGGAGTTACGGGTGAAGAAGCCTTCCCCCAGCTTGGTTTTGTGGTCGCCCAGGGAAGTTCAGAGGTGATGAGCTGCTCAGGAAGCACATGCAGCTCAGCACACGAGCTGACATGACACTCCTTGGCAAGGGCTGGACCCCACGCCGGGCCACAGGGCTGCCCTGGGGCCAGTCTGCTGGGTAGTCTGGGGCTATCTACCCCAAAGAAAAGGTCTTCAGCCCCGACTATATCAGGAGCCCAGGCGTGtggccagcagcagtgctgcagggcagctgttGTCATCTCCTTTCTGCGAGCTCCTGGAGCCCTGTTTCCTTCTGGTTTGCAGAGATGCAATGCTGCGTGTCTTATGCTTTGTAGCATCAGGAGGGCTGGATACTCAGGATGGCAATTACTTGGCTTAGGTATTAATTTTTGAACAAGACAGACTGTTTCTCCAGGATGTTCAGTCATAGTTAAGgttggacagacagacagcagttGCCTCTGGCAGTTCTGACCATCTTGAATTAAACAATTGACCAGATCAGAATACGTGTAACACAAATTTTTCATCTTAGCAGTTCATTGATTACTCCTTTCTGGGAGCTAAGGAAGCGTCTGCTGGGGTCTAGGTTTTATTTTGACATGACCTTGAATAGAGCAAGTTTGAATTTAATCGATGTATGCCTCAGTTACATAGAAGACCTTTGGCTACTTACCTCTCTCTATTTAGCAGATCGCTTTCTACTTTGAAAAGGCCTTGTCTCTAGATATGACAGATGGATTGCAGTTTATATAAGGTACAAACCCAGAGCCAGAGCATTCCTCTTGCATGAAATTTATGCTCACAGCAGTACCTGTATTGTATGCAGCTATCTTTAGAAACAGTCTTGCTGGATATATCTGTGCCCTCAGTGAAATGTAGAAAGCAGCACTGAGGAggtatttcattatttaaaaggtGAATGTTAAGATTCACTGCTCCTGCTCTGTACATTACACAAACTGCAGACACAACACATTTGTGCTAAATTAAAGAGTAATGGAAGTGAGGCATGGTATTGCCGAGGTTATTCTGCTGATGGTTATCTAGGAATAAGTTGACCCCTCAAAGTGTCCCTTCCCCTCATTTTTTCTTAAGAGTTTCAATTcaacattgtttgtttgttttttgttgttgttggttttattcTCTCATGAGAGACCCAAGAGCTTGAGAACCGCTTTGTAATATCCCATCCTAGCTTATAAATAATGAAGTTGCCCCCAAGTTACGAATGCTCTGAGACAAGTACTCAAGCATTTCTTTGTGTTAGGGTGCTAGCTCTGACAAGTTAGGTGATTGTTTGGTGGCTGAACTGCCAACCTTAATTCTCACACTTAGACCTTATAAAGCAGTTTTATTTAGTGAAGTACTTTGTCTTTTCCTAAAACCTTTAAAAGcttgcaaatattttcctgcTTACACTGATTTGAGGTActgtcctgtgctgtgctttatttccattgtaacatttatttttacttgtacTGTAGAAGCGGTCATTGCTGTAAATTCTGCAGTAATTTGTCCTTTTAACAGGTTCTTTAATAAAGATGTTGGAGGTACTGCTGTACAAAGGGCATTGCAGAGGAGACAGCTTTATTATCTAAAAGGGTGCAGTAAAGGTATTTCTCCATGACAAGTTCAGAAGAGATCTGTCTGCCTGTGTGGCTGTTCTAAAGTTTTGCCTAACTCCTTTCTAACTCCTAAGCGCCAGTGATCTTTGAATTGCAGTTTAGGCGCCCAGTCAGCAGAATTATTTCTCAAGCAGTGACAGCCTGTGAATAACTGTAGCATAACAGTAGAGAATGGCAAGTTCTATCTCTCTGCTTACTGCTCTGTTTATACGTGCAGAGATCATCTCTCAGCGTTGAGGGGCAGTGCTTCCTAGGTATGTGGCTTTGTGCTCCCATGCTTTTGTGATGATATATGCATAGCTTCTACCAAGTCTTTGCACGAACAACATGTATTCTGATAGTCTGGGTGTCAGAGCATTGTTCAAAAAGCATAGAGTGGAGTAGCTTCAAGCTGGAGTTACGAAAATAGGTGAAGCTACAATGGAAAGCATGCCTGTTGGGTTTTAACTGGTGTCTTCTTGTTGCCTTTCTAGGTCTGATGTAGTTGTTCTGTGCTTTTCAATTGCTAATCCTAATTCCCTGAATCATGTGAAAACGATGTGGTATCAAGAAATCAAGCATTTCTGTCCTCGCACACCTGTCATTCTGGTGGGCTGCCAACTAGATCTCCGTTATGCAGATCTTGAGGCTGTTAACAGAGCCAGACGGCCTTTGGCAAGGTaaagtttaaacaaaaataagaattaagaaaataattttgttaatcAGGTATAATACTTTCCAAAGAGAAATGATAGAGCCTTATatccctttttttcctaaaacgtTAATATATGTGCTTGCATCTTTTTAATTGTGTTGTTTGAGCTGGTTAGTTAACACACAGAGTTATTATTATATGTTCACCACAATGTTTTTGCACATTGGATATTTAATCTTGTTTGAGTGGCTGGACACTGCTATAGATAATGATGATTACCAGAGATTTTCGTATATGTCATTCTCCATCTGAATATGTGTATCATGTCCTGTCCTGTCACTACTGTCACTTCTGTAAATGTAATCCTAGATCATGCCAGAAAATTAAGTGCTTgcgaattaattttttttaaagttctagGATAAAGAGAGAGTGGGGAGTTCTTCTAGGGAACCTTTGTTTTTTCCCAGATACAAAAAAGAAGCATTCACATGTTCCTGCTTACTTTAGTTTCCACATTTTGTATGAATTTGAATGAGACCAGATTAATGGAAATATCTAGgataatgtaattaaaaaatttaTTGTAACAAATATCCATGAAGAGGCTGAATTAATATTTCATGGGTTCTTACAATACTTTGCATTGCCTTGTGTTCAAATTCTTGACTTGGTAATATGCTTTTCTTAGGTTTATTTTTGTAAACAGGTTACTTCTTTGGGTGGGTGGAATGGGTTTTCTGGTTGACTCTTTAAAAGATAATCTTTTTTCAAAacttaaaattctttttctgcccTAACCCTCCTTTATTATTTCACTATTAATAAAGTTTGAATTGGTATTCCACATGTCTAGCACAGACTTCTGCCACCTGAACTGATTATTAGCTGGCAACAAAAGCAAGCTGTTGTCTGGAGCGTGTTAAGTCTTTGCCAGCTTGTGTCTGTCCAATATGGTGTGTTCAGAGAATGCACTGTTGAGGTCATATCTTCTggtgagatgattttttttgttgggaAACTGGATCCCAGCCCAGgttgttttctggtttgtttaCCCCGTATCATATACTTGAGCTGCTCTGGAAATTCATGAGATCCCACATAATGCTTCTCCAGCCAAAACAGAGCCTGTCTCTTGAAGTGCTTGTTCTGTTACAACTTTGTCATAGGCTACCatgatttgctttaaaaagcataagcttaagaaatatttctcttttcataTTTAGATGTATTTGTGGCATCTCTGTCATGAGAATTTCCCCTTGAGCTTAAAGTATGTATACAAAGAAAGATACTGATTGAACGTCTGAGTAGCAGGGTGTTTtaggaagtttttattttaataatgagAGTTCTCAAGCATTCTGTCAAATTTTCTTACTGTTAATTTCCCTTTAATACAGAGAGTGCTTACTCCATTTTGTGAAAAtgattttatacatatttttagtaACATAGATGCATTGCAGAGAAACCACCAACCTTGAACAGAATTACAGCTATGTGCTATTCTAAAACTCTCTGATACAGCAGTTCCAGATTTGCAAAGAGCTTTGTGGtcttaattttgtattttgtattaatttaaaTGATATTTATCTCAGAATTGGTGCTgacacattttgcaaaattctttgctttctgGCATAACCTTGTGATGATCATAGCATGTGAGGAGACCTATTTTTGTTTAACCCTAGGCCGATCAAAAGAGGAGACATTTTGCCACCAGAAAGAGGCAGAGAGGTTGCCAAGGAGCTTGGGATACCATATTATGAAACCAGTGTATTTGACCAATTTGGAATTAAAGATGTGTTTGATAATGCAATTAGAGCTGCCCTGATCTCCAGAAGACACCTGCAGTTCTGGAAATCTCATTTGAAGAAGGTCCAAAAACCTTTGCTTCAGGCTCCATTCCTACCTCCAAAAGCCCCTCCTCCGGTTATCAAAATTCCCGAGTGTCCCGTACCAAACATGAACGAAGCTGGATATTTATTGGAAAGCCCCCTGTGTGCAGACGTTATGTTTGTTCTTCAGGAACAGGACTACATTTTTGCTCACAAGATTTACCTAGCTACCTCCTCTTCAAAATTTTATGACCTTTTCTTAATGGAATGTGAGGGAAGTCCAGACTTGGATGAAACACagtgtaaaaaagaaaatacatgtaagGATGTTTTGACAAGTCACCTTGAGACAAATTATGACAATGAAGAGACATCCTTCAAATCTGCTGATGTTATTAAAATTCCTGCACAAGAAAGTACTGACTCTTTAAACATGCTTGAACCCGAACCTGGTGAAACAAATTCTGCAGCAAGGTCTCTGTCATCCTGGGGAAAAGGGTTTGTTAGTTTGCATAAGGAAATGCAAGTGAATCCTGTCTCGAATAGGATGTGTCCTGTAACTGTGGTAAAAATGGATTCATCTGTGCAGGCTGGACCTTTTAGAACTGTTCTGCAGTTTTTATACACAGGGCAActggatgaaaatgaaaaagatctcACAAGACTAGCTCAGATTGCTGAGATCTTGGAAGTATTTGATTTGCGAATGATGGTGGAGAATATCATGAATAAAGAAGCCTTCATGAATCAAGAGATAACTAAAGCATTTCATGTCAGAAAAGCTAATCGGATAAAAGAGTGCCTTTGCAAAGGGACATTTTCTGGTGAGTAAATACAGACTTCAACAGGACAAGTACTAATTCTGTTATTCATGTTGCTGTCTCTTCACAGACTTCAAAAACTGTGACAATTTACATTGTTCTGAGAGGAAGGATGAGACCAAAGCTACAGTGTTACTCAGAACCAACTTTGTCAGCCTAGGTGTCTGGAGTTTAACTTCTCCAAATCTATACAGAAGCTTTTAAATAAGCGACCCAGTTTTCCGAAGTGTTGAACATCCAATATCTCTCTTTTAAGTGAGgctttaagattttatttttacttaactGTATAAAAAACCTAGAATTATATCCGAGGGGGGAAAAAGTGAAAGAAGTGCccagttaaaaaaaagtgcaattgAAACATGCATTCTTGAGGCAGAGTTTCACTTTAAGCACAGACTTGCAGCATGCCTGTTTCTTT is a genomic window containing:
- the RHOBTB1 gene encoding rho-related BTB domain-containing protein 1 isoform X1 is translated as MDIDMDYERPNVETIKCVVVGDNAVGKTRLICARACNTTLTQYQLLATHVPTVWAIDQYRVCQEVLERSRDVVDEVSVSLRLWDTFGDHHKDRRFAYGRSDVVVLCFSIANPNSLNHVKTMWYQEIKHFCPRTPVILVGCQLDLRYADLEAVNRARRPLARPIKRGDILPPERGREVAKELGIPYYETSVFDQFGIKDVFDNAIRAALISRRHLQFWKSHLKKVQKPLLQAPFLPPKAPPPVIKIPECPVPNMNEAGYLLESPLCADVMFVLQEQDYIFAHKIYLATSSSKFYDLFLMECEGSPDLDETQCKKENTCKDVLTSHLETNYDNEETSFKSADVIKIPAQESTDSLNMLEPEPGETNSAARSLSSWGKGFVSLHKEMQVNPVSNRMCPVTVVKMDSSVQAGPFRTVLQFLYTGQLDENEKDLTRLAQIAEILEVFDLRMMVENIMNKEAFMNQEITKAFHVRKANRIKECLCKGTFSDVTFKLDDGTINAHKPLLICSCEWMSAMFGGSFIESLNSEVVLPNINKTSMQAVLDYLYTKQLSSSQELDTLELIALANRFCLPHLVALAEQHAVQELTKASVSGVAIDGEVLSYLELAQFHNANQLAAWCLHYICTNYNSVCSKFRKEIKAKSSDNQEYFERHRWPPVWYLKEEDHYQRVKKEREKEDVALNKHHSKRKWCFWNSSAVVA
- the RHOBTB1 gene encoding rho-related BTB domain-containing protein 1 isoform X2, which encodes MDIDMDYERPNVETIKCVVVGDNAVGKTRLICARACNTTLTQYQLLATHVPTVWAIDQYRVCQEVLERSRDVVDEVSVSLRLWDTFGDHHKDRRFAYGRPIKRGDILPPERGREVAKELGIPYYETSVFDQFGIKDVFDNAIRAALISRRHLQFWKSHLKKVQKPLLQAPFLPPKAPPPVIKIPECPVPNMNEAGYLLESPLCADVMFVLQEQDYIFAHKIYLATSSSKFYDLFLMECEGSPDLDETQCKKENTCKDVLTSHLETNYDNEETSFKSADVIKIPAQESTDSLNMLEPEPGETNSAARSLSSWGKGFVSLHKEMQVNPVSNRMCPVTVVKMDSSVQAGPFRTVLQFLYTGQLDENEKDLTRLAQIAEILEVFDLRMMVENIMNKEAFMNQEITKAFHVRKANRIKECLCKGTFSDVTFKLDDGTINAHKPLLICSCEWMSAMFGGSFIESLNSEVVLPNINKTSMQAVLDYLYTKQLSSSQELDTLELIALANRFCLPHLVALAEQHAVQELTKASVSGVAIDGEVLSYLELAQFHNANQLAAWCLHYICTNYNSVCSKFRKEIKAKSSDNQEYFERHRWPPVWYLKEEDHYQRVKKEREKEDVALNKHHSKRKWCFWNSSAVVA
- the RHOBTB1 gene encoding rho-related BTB domain-containing protein 1 isoform X3; this translates as MGYIWGPPQRQALCLWKGILTVSHITPVLKKLHCSRSDVVVLCFSIANPNSLNHVKTMWYQEIKHFCPRTPVILVGCQLDLRYADLEAVNRARRPLARPIKRGDILPPERGREVAKELGIPYYETSVFDQFGIKDVFDNAIRAALISRRHLQFWKSHLKKVQKPLLQAPFLPPKAPPPVIKIPECPVPNMNEAGYLLESPLCADVMFVLQEQDYIFAHKIYLATSSSKFYDLFLMECEGSPDLDETQCKKENTCKDVLTSHLETNYDNEETSFKSADVIKIPAQESTDSLNMLEPEPGETNSAARSLSSWGKGFVSLHKEMQVNPVSNRMCPVTVVKMDSSVQAGPFRTVLQFLYTGQLDENEKDLTRLAQIAEILEVFDLRMMVENIMNKEAFMNQEITKAFHVRKANRIKECLCKGTFSDVTFKLDDGTINAHKPLLICSCEWMSAMFGGSFIESLNSEVVLPNINKTSMQAVLDYLYTKQLSSSQELDTLELIALANRFCLPHLVALAEQHAVQELTKASVSGVAIDGEVLSYLELAQFHNANQLAAWCLHYICTNYNSVCSKFRKEIKAKSSDNQEYFERHRWPPVWYLKEEDHYQRVKKEREKEDVALNKHHSKRKWCFWNSSAVVA